The window GCATCGTTGCGCCGCAGCGGGGCTTTCTTCTGCCCGCCGAGATTCAGGAAATAGTCGGTTGCATTGAGCCGGTCATTGCGCCCGAAATAGTAGACGCTGCCGTGAAATTCGTTGCCGCCACTGCGGGTGACGATGTTGATCTGCGCTCCTCCGGCCTGACCGAATTCCGCTCCATAGCTGTTACGGTGAATGCGGAACTCTTCGATCGCGTCAATCGAGGGGAAGACGAGCACCGTGCGGTTCGATCCGACATCGTTGTTGTTGACCGAGTCCACGGTCCACAGGTTGCCGTTGGTCGCACCGCCGCTGACGGACATGTCAATAGCGGCGAAGAGCCCCTTGTTTTTGGTGTCGAAGTTATCGGCCGGAGCCACTCCCGGCATGAGCGTGGTCAACTGCACAAAGCTGCGACCGTTGAGCGGCAACTCGCGCACCTGAACGCCCTGGATGAGACCGCTCACTTCTCCTTTGCTCGTTTCGACAATGAGCGGGCTGGCTTCAACGGTCACCTCTTCGACGACCGCTCCCGGAGTGAGCGTGATGTTGACCACGGCGGTCCCGGCCACATGCAACTGCACGCCGGTGTGAACCGCCTTCTTGAAGCCCTGAAAGCTGGCTTCGACGCGGTAGATTCCAAGCGGCAATTCGGGGACGACGTAGCCGCCATCGGCGCCGGTTGTGGTCGTGCGCGACAACCGCGTCTCTTCGTTAATGACCGTCACCTCCGCACCGACGATGACGCCTCCGGCAGGATCGGTCACCGTCCCACGGATCGTTCCGGTGATCTTCTGCATCGCCACAGCCGGTAGCGCGATGAACATCCACGTAACCCCCACTGCGATGACCCTCCATCGAGTCATACCATACCTCCTTGCATGAGATTCCGATGGCGCTATCTATGCCATAACCCCGGAATGCTCGCAATTGGACTTTGGTCCAATAGTCCGGGATGGTCCGTCCCCTCTGCGCGTTATGCCCCTTGCCCGGTCCGACTCCCGGAGGGTCCCTTCCTGACACCTCCAGCGAAAGAGATACCTCCGCATAGGCATCTTCATCGGTCGAACGATTCACGCACGCGCGCCGTCGGCTTCGAGTCGGGCAATGGTCAGCCGAACCCTGGGTTTACCGGGCAACAGATCGCCTCGCCGGTGAAGCAGGCGACCGTGAGGTGATCTGCCACCTGCTTCGGAGGCTCCGAATTCTTTTCTCCGATGGTGTCTCGTTTTTGCCGTGGCGTCGGAGGAGAGTAGCCAGACGTGCGATGTTTGGTGACCGCGAATCATGACGACGCACCTTGACGAAGCGCAAGAGCGATGCTTCATCCTCCTGGCCCCTCGTCGCAACTGTTCGGGGACTGGGAGCGCACGCCTCCGGCGATCTGGCGCGTCTCCAACGCGCCGTTCGTTTTCGCCTGTCGTTTCCAGACGTTTCACGTCCGACTACTTTCGCGCGGGCCGCCTGCCGCCGCCATTGTTTCCTGACGTAGGGGTGGGGTGGCTTCGTCTCCCAGCAGGGAACCGGTAGGCTATTACCGTCCATCTCTAACGGGATGGGGGGATTTATTGTGGCTTCACTTTTTGCACGGGTCGGGAAGCCGGCGCCACGTCCTATGCTCCGGCGGATTCTCACAATCCGGGGTGAATCCCTCAGACGCGGCGCACGTCAATTCCCTTGGCGATGAACGGAGCAATGGCTTCGTCCGAAGCTCCTTTGTCGGTAATCAGAATGTCAATCTGATCGGTCGGCCAGATGAAGGCCGTTCCTATGACGCCCAGTTTTCGGTGATCGGCGACAACGATGCGCTTGCGGGCCTGGCGGAGCATGGCACGATGGATGGCTGCCTGATCGGGATAATTTGTCGTCAGGCCGTGCTCGGCATGGATGCCGTCCACGCCGATGAAGGCCTTATCCGCGAAGAACTCGCTGACGCTTTGAATGGCCTGGGGGCCAACGACGGCAAACCAGTCGCCGCTGAGGAATCCGCCGGTGACAAAAACTTTGAGTCCCGGGCTGTGGCTGAGTTCCATGGCGATGTTGACCGTATTGGTGATGATCATGATGCCCTGGCGGTGGCGGAGACTGCGGGCGACCTGCGTCGTGGTCGTACCGGCGCCGATGGCGATGGTCTCCCCGTCGGCCACGAGTTCAGCGGCAGCCAGGCCAATCCGTCGCTTTTCGACTACGCGCTGTTGTTCCTGCTCCTGAAAAGAGGAGACGTGACGGAAGGGTTCATAGAGCAGCGGCTCGACGGGAACCGCGCCCCCGTGAGTGCGCCGCAACAGGCCCCGTCGCTCAAGATGCGTCAGGTCCCGCCGCACCGTTGAGGCCGAGACATTCAGCAGTTTCGCCAGCGCTTCAACGGAAACTTCTCCCGTCCGGAGAAGCTCCTGGAGAATTTGTTCACTGCGTCGGTCGGCCGATGATTCAGCGGCAGGCATTCCAATCCCTCCAGATTTATCCGATTGAGTTTGCTCGCTCGCCGTTGAGTTACCGAAGGTGATTCGGTCTTTCGCTGCATCAAGCGATGATTCTACATCGAGGATGGCGAGCCTTCAAGCAGGAGTCGCGCAGACTTTCCAGTCTATGGTTTAAGCGGGAAAGCCTGCACCACTTGTCCCTAATCGAGGCGTCGGTGAAAGCGGAGCACGCTCGCCGTCAGGATCAGAACGCCGAACGCACCGAGCGCCACCATCTGCGGCCAGAGGATGGTGATCCCCGTTCCTTTGAGGAAAATCCCGCGCACGATCTCGATGAAGTATCGCACGGGATTGAGGTAAGTCAGGTATTGTACGATCTCCGGCATGTTGCGGATGGGGAAGGCAAAGCCGCTCAGCATGAAGGCGGGGGCGAAGAAGAAAAACGAGGACATCATGGCCTGCTGCTGCGTTCGAGAGACCGTCGAGATGAACAGCCCCATTCCCAGCGTGGTGAAGAGGAAGAGGATCGAACAGCCGAGCAAAAGCAGGCCCGATCCGCGAAAGGGAATGTGAAAGATGGCGAGCGCCGCCGTCGTCACCAGGATCACCTCGATGAGTCCAACGACGGCGAAGGGAAGCGTCTTGCCGAGGATGAGTTCCACCGGACGGATGGGGGTGACGAGTAGTTGCTCCATAGTGCCGATTTCTTTCTCTCGCACAATGGCCATGGCCGTGAGGACGAGCGTGATGATGGCGATGATGTTGACCACGACGCCGGGAACGAAATAGTTTCGACTCTTCAGTTCAGGATTGAACCACACGCGGCTGCGCAGGCCGATCGCAGGCACCGTGCGATAAAGCGGAGTTCCGGCCGCCAGCGTCGCGGCCACCAGGCGTCGGCGTTGCTGCTCGACCAGGAGGCGGGCAGCGTAATCCGAGAGTGCTTCTTGCAGGTAGCCGGAGAGAATAGCAGCGGTGTTGGAATTGGTTCCGTCCACGAGAATCTGGATGGTGGCGACCTTCCCCCGCTGAATATCCCGAGCGAAACCGGGAAGCACGCGGATGACGGCCTGGACCCTCCCTCGATCCAGGAGCTGGTGCACGTCGGCGTCGGATTGGGGCGTGGCCACGATCTGAAAATGGCGCGAGCCCTCCAGCACGGCCCGCAACTCGCGACTGGTCGGCGTGCGATCCAGGTCCATCCAGGCGATCCGTCCTCGCTCCACGTCGAGATTGACGGCATAGCCAAAGAGCGTCAACTGGATGAGCGGCGGCAGAAAAAGCAGCACGCGCATGCGCGGCTCCCGCAACACCTGACGAAATTCCTTGCGCATGATCTCTCGAATCCGTCCCCACATCGTCATCACCGGCAGCGCAGACTTTCTGGTCCGTGAATTCCCGTAGCGCGTCTGGCGCAAGCGGGGAAGCTCGCGCCCCTTCCCGTCACGCGATCCTCTGGCCCACCTTTCGCGTGGCGATGAAAAAGGTGGCGGCGGCATAGGCCAGCAAAAAGGCCAGTTCCGCCGCGATGAGTTCCGGTCCGATGCCTTTGAGAAAAATCCCCCGGAGCGCCGTGATGAAATACCGGGCGGGCACAAGATAGGTGACAAGTTGAACGATGGTCGGCATATTCTCAATCGCGTAGACGAAGCCCGAGAGCAAGAATGCCGGAAGAAACGACGTGATCATCCCCATCTGATAGGCCAGCAGTTGCGACCGGGCGAGCGCCGACAACAAAATCCCCCAGCAGAGGGCCCCGAAGAGGAAGACTCCGCAGGTCACAAAGAGAAAGAGAACGCTCCCTCGCAAGGGGACGGAGAAGAGAAAGACGCCCACGCTCAGGGCGATGGCCATATCCACCATACCGATGGTGAAGTAGGCCGTCATCTTCCCCAGGACAAGTTCAGCAGGCCGCACCGGCGTCGAAAGCAATTGTTCCATTGTCCCCATCTCCCACTCGCGGGCAATCGTGAGCGATGTGAGCAAAGCAGCGATGATCATCATGATGACGGCGATGAGTCCAGGCACGATATAGTTCTTGGACTTGAGTTCGGTGTTGTACCAGACCCGGAGCTGTGGCTGCACGGGCGGCTCGAGCGTGCCTCCCCCCTGTCGCTGAAGGGCTTCTGAGCGAAGATCGAGAGCGTATGCGCCCACCAGTGCCTCGACATATCCCAGAGCAATCGAAGCGGTGTTGGAGTCGCTCCCATCGAGGAGAGCTTGAATCGTCGCTTGCTCTCCTGAGAGCAATGACCGGGAATACCCGCGCGGGATCACGAGTCCGAGCAAAATACGGTTGCGATCCATCTCCCGCTCAATCGCCGCATACTCCTCGACGAATCCGAGAATCTGAAAATAGCGCGAGCCGTGGAATCGCTCGACGAGCGCTCGGCTCTCCGGACTTCGATCGCCATCGAGGATGAGCGTGGGGATGCGATCCACATCGAGCGAGAGCGCATAGCCGAACAGAAGGAGCATGACCATCGGGATGGCCAGCGCCATGATCAAACTGCGCGGGTCCCGCAGGACGTGGAGAAATTCTTTTCGGGCCACCGCCCGTGTGCGTCGCAGATTCATACCGTTGTCCGCGCAGTGATCGCCGGTCGGGCCGATGAATCAGTCCATCCGGAGTTCATCTTTTTGCTCGTCTTTTTCGATGAGGGCGACGAAGACATCCTCCATTGACGGTTCGCTTTCTTCCAGCCGGTGGATCGCGACGCCCCGCTCGCCGAGAATGCACCGGATGCGCGGGATGGCTTCGGTGGGATCGCTGACGGTGACATGGAGCCCGCTGCCGAAAACGGCCACGTCGCGGATTCCCGGCTGGCCGTCGAGGGCCTTCAATCCTTCGAGCAGGTCGGAGCATTCGAGAAAGAGCACGTGATGATCGCCGAGAGTCTTCTTGAGTGCAGCGGGTGTGTCGAGAGCGACGATCTTCCCCCGATGCATGAGGGCGAGGCGATGGCAGTATTCGGCCTCATCCATGTAATGCGTGGTCACAAAGACCGTGTGGCCGGCCTCCGACAACCGGTTGATGAGATCCCAGAACTCCCGGCGGGCCGTCGGATCAACCCCCGACGTCGGTTCGTCGAGGAAAAGGATGGGCGGCTCATGAACCAGCGCACAGCCGAGCGCCAGTCGTTGCTTCCAGCCGCCGGGCAGATGTCGCGTCATCACTGATCGTTGCTCGGCGAGCCCCGCCAGGCGCAGGATCTCCTCTTTTCGCTTCTGTCGGCGGTGGGCCGGCACTCCGTAGATACCGCTGAAAAAGTCAATGTTCTCTTCCACCGTCAGGTCGTCATAGAGCGAGAATCGTTGCGACATGTAGCCG is drawn from Blastocatellia bacterium and contains these coding sequences:
- a CDS encoding carboxypeptidase-like regulatory domain-containing protein, translating into MTRWRVIAVGVTWMFIALPAVAMQKITGTIRGTVTDPAGGVIVGAEVTVINEETRLSRTTTTGADGGYVVPELPLGIYRVEASFQGFKKAVHTGVQLHVAGTAVVNITLTPGAVVEEVTVEASPLIVETSKGEVSGLIQGVQVRELPLNGRSFVQLTTLMPGVAPADNFDTKNKGLFAAIDMSVSGGATNGNLWTVDSVNNNDVGSNRTVLVFPSIDAIEEFRIHRNSYGAEFGQAGGAQINIVTRSGGNEFHGSVYYFGRNDRLNATDYFLNLGGQKKAPLRRNDA
- a CDS encoding DeoR/GlpR family DNA-binding transcription regulator, which produces MPAAESSADRRSEQILQELLRTGEVSVEALAKLLNVSASTVRRDLTHLERRGLLRRTHGGAVPVEPLLYEPFRHVSSFQEQEQQRVVEKRRIGLAAAELVADGETIAIGAGTTTTQVARSLRHRQGIMIITNTVNIAMELSHSPGLKVFVTGGFLSGDWFAVVGPQAIQSVSEFFADKAFIGVDGIHAEHGLTTNYPDQAAIHRAMLRQARKRIVVADHRKLGVIGTAFIWPTDQIDILITDKGASDEAIAPFIAKGIDVRRV
- a CDS encoding ABC transporter permease, which gives rise to MWGRIREIMRKEFRQVLREPRMRVLLFLPPLIQLTLFGYAVNLDVERGRIAWMDLDRTPTSRELRAVLEGSRHFQIVATPQSDADVHQLLDRGRVQAVIRVLPGFARDIQRGKVATIQILVDGTNSNTAAILSGYLQEALSDYAARLLVEQQRRRLVAATLAAGTPLYRTVPAIGLRSRVWFNPELKSRNYFVPGVVVNIIAIITLVLTAMAIVREKEIGTMEQLLVTPIRPVELILGKTLPFAVVGLIEVILVTTAALAIFHIPFRGSGLLLLGCSILFLFTTLGMGLFISTVSRTQQQAMMSSFFFFAPAFMLSGFAFPIRNMPEIVQYLTYLNPVRYFIEIVRGIFLKGTGITILWPQMVALGAFGVLILTASVLRFHRRLD
- a CDS encoding ABC transporter permease, translating into MNLRRTRAVARKEFLHVLRDPRSLIMALAIPMVMLLLFGYALSLDVDRIPTLILDGDRSPESRALVERFHGSRYFQILGFVEEYAAIEREMDRNRILLGLVIPRGYSRSLLSGEQATIQALLDGSDSNTASIALGYVEALVGAYALDLRSEALQRQGGGTLEPPVQPQLRVWYNTELKSKNYIVPGLIAVIMMIIAALLTSLTIAREWEMGTMEQLLSTPVRPAELVLGKMTAYFTIGMVDMAIALSVGVFLFSVPLRGSVLFLFVTCGVFLFGALCWGILLSALARSQLLAYQMGMITSFLPAFLLSGFVYAIENMPTIVQLVTYLVPARYFITALRGIFLKGIGPELIAAELAFLLAYAAATFFIATRKVGQRIA
- a CDS encoding ABC transporter ATP-binding protein translates to MVSEITPWAVEVDRLIKRFGEFVAVDDISFTVSRGEIFGFLGPNGAGKSTTIRILCGLLAPTSGRVRVGGFDVATEPGRVRQIIGYMSQRFSLYDDLTVEENIDFFSGIYGVPAHRRQKRKEEILRLAGLAEQRSVMTRHLPGGWKQRLALGCALVHEPPILFLDEPTSGVDPTARREFWDLINRLSEAGHTVFVTTHYMDEAEYCHRLALMHRGKIVALDTPAALKKTLGDHHVLFLECSDLLEGLKALDGQPGIRDVAVFGSGLHVTVSDPTEAIPRIRCILGERGVAIHRLEESEPSMEDVFVALIEKDEQKDELRMD